Part of the Passer domesticus isolate bPasDom1 chromosome 8, bPasDom1.hap1, whole genome shotgun sequence genome is shown below.
AGGTTAGGTCATGATCTTTAAAATCTGTCAAGTAATGTTAAACTAAACCATGTTTTTCACAtcagttttgttttgaaaaactTAACATTTTATAGCAATGCAGTTTCACTTTAGTTATTCTGTGCCTTCTGTTTATACAAGGCTCACAAACTTTGTGCAGGAACTGGGCCACATTTAACTACTCAAAGTGGTACATAACtgatagaaataaaaaataggaTCATAACTGGGTGTTACTTTCAAATCCTCAGAATTCCCAGTGTTGAACATGATTTCAAACAGTTTTGACAGCACTGGAAACTAATAGGGGAGTTCTGGTTCTGCAGGTTTTGACTTTTGAATAAACTTTGAAGTAGGGTGTATTTGTCACCTGTTTTCATCAGTTAAATCAGTTTGACAAAGTCAAATTCCCcattcacccaggatttttttattactttattattctgTCCATTTTAATGGCAGGAGAGCTCTTGACAAATACCAGCGGCATTCCATTTCTCAGCACCTCTGTAATGTGCTTTTTAATATCACTGCATCAATTCCTTCTGTAATTGGAAAAGAACATCACAGCTCTTAAAAATTTCAGCTCCAAAATAAAACTGTTTCCAGTGCTAGTTCAGATAATTTCCTGGATGCTTGGTATTTTCCTCTGCATCCTGCACACCCTGGCAATGTCAGCTTTTCAAAGTTCTTTTTATTTACAGACTGACATAGCAATTCTGACAAAGAGAATAACAACATCCTTTTCTTGGATGGAAAAGGAGCAGCATTCCCCTTTTTATCTctgttttaaaaagtattttcttttatatgATCCCTCTGTTATGGtagctttttttcctgaagtaaaCAAGGCAGGTGTCCTACAACTTCCAGCTTCATTTATTCCACAGCTGTAattccctgctcccactgctgtgtACAGAATGATGCTGTGATGAAGGGAACCTtgctttgggaattttgggagtgTGTCACAAGGAGAAGGTGATACAAGAAAAACTATGGGAAGTCTGTAAGTCTAAATTCAGGATAAATAactgaaattcctcaggaaGGTGGTGAAAGAAACTTCACTTAGCAACAATTTCTCTTCTGTTGTTAAATCTCACCAGAGTAAAGCTCATCTATAATGAACAAGGCTGAAAAGCTCATGGCAAGTTTCTGTTGGGAAAAATTAGTTCCTTCcaaaagagagaggaaggaagtgGGTCAGTGTTCAGCTGTAGGATCTGAGCTGTGTTTGACACTGTGTGAAGCTCATTGTTTTGGTGTGGAAAGCCACACTGGGTACTTGGAGTCTTCAGCTGAAATGGGGTTTTCAAATTGAGAATATTTCAGAGAACACTTCAGGTGTTACCAGGTAATAACAACCACTTTCCTCTGCCAGACTGCAGAAAATGTATTGGAATCATAACAGAATAATTGTGAACTTCCATTTACACAGCCGAGAATTAAATtggttttctctccttttcttctaGTTGCAAAATCTTGGGCAGAAGTGGTAAAATTGGGGGTTGCAAGACCACAGCCAAAGACTGCTAAAAAAAGTGTCCGTAAAGGAAGAGCCCTGAAGAAACTAAACCACCCCCCAAAGgtatccttttcttttttgtgttgctttgttttcctgcatATCCACCAGGAAGCTTGGATGGATTTTGATTGAGCAGCTGAGCTCTTGGTGTGATGTAAAATGGGAGTTGATGTCTCCCACAGCATATGGGAAATGGAGGTTTgtataaaaaaaatcacagaattattagggttggaaaagacctccaagacctTGGAATCCAACCTCTGATTCTAAAAAtcaggcaggacctgcctttcctAAACTGAGGCTGGCTAGGCCTTCCAACCCTTGCTGGCACTGGACATTCTCCAGCCTTCTGGAGCCTCCCAGTTAACCATGGCTGATGATAAATTATGGAAGGAGCTTGGCCACCTCTTCCACCATCAATCTTTGTTTAAtaactcttttttctttttttttcttttccctctgcagactccagagaagaaaataaaaggtcaCTTCAGCACAGGTCATGCAGAGTCACCTGCTACCATAGTTGTAGGTAGAGCTTATTCCACCACAGTCAGGCCAGCTGGACACGTCCCTAAAGTGGTGAAAAATCCCAAGCTGAAGCTCAACATGGAAATGGATGAAAGTTTCACAGGTGAGATTTCAAAGTCTGTTGCTTCATCTGCCTGCTGTGCAGTTCTTTTGTCAGAACATCTCATTTCTCCAAATATCATTTCTAGGGGTGCCTGAAATGTTCCAGACTCCAGAAAACCAGGGAGGAAGAACATTTcctttggctgctgctcagaATGCTGATGTTACaccaccatgggctgcaggggacatTTCTGACTTGCACACTCCTGAGGAATCTGGTAGGTttggtattttaaaaaagaatatttagGTATGTTATGGGTTAGCAGCAGTCTCAGCCTAGGCGGACTTAACTGAGGTGAAGCATCCAGCAACCATGAAAGGAACCATTGAGATTTATCAGGTATTCAAAGAAAATGTAGTTCCAGTTAATTTCTGAGTAGgatattttattattcattccatTTGGTATGGAACTTCAAGCTGCTGATGTGTTGTTTCAGACACTGAATGCCCAATGCACGTGTTTGGATTTTGATTTCTAGAAGGGTatatttgaatttaatttttttattatgcaGCAATTAAAATGCTTCAATTTTCTGCTTAATTTGTTTTCCAAATGACATAAGTCTACTGCTTATTTCAGGAGAGATGATGGTGTCACCATTAAATAATTCAGATGCTTCAGAGCAGAAGCAAGAGAGTCCAGGCATATTCCACCTTCTGAGAGAGGAGTCATCTCCATCTATGTTTGATGAAATAGCCACAAAAACTCctgtaaaaagaaaagctgtgcaCAAGGACGCTGTGGATAGTTTAGCAGTAATTTCAGAAAAACCAGCATCTCAGGTGAAATCAGGAAGTAAAAGGAGGACTCCAAAGCAGAAGCTGGAGCCAGCTGAGGTCATGTCAAGCAAAAGGAAGATTTTAAGGACCCCTGAGCAAAAGTCAGAACcaggagaggctttgtcaggtATCAAGAGGCTCATGAAGACCCCAAGGCAGAAGCCTGAGCCTACAGAGGTTTTATCAGGCATCAAACAGCTCATGAAGACCCCAAATCAGAACTTTGAGCCTACAGAAGTTTTGTCAGGCACCAAGCACCTCTTGAAGACCCCAGATCAGAAGTTGGAGCCTGTAGAGGTTCTGTCAGGCATCAAACAGCTCTTGAAGACCCCAAAGCAGAAATTGGAGCCTGTAGAGGTTCTGTCAGGCATCAAACAGCTCATGAAGACCCCAAAGCAGAAACTGGAGCCTGTAGAGGTTCTGTCAGGCACCAAGCACCTCTTGAAGACCCCAGATCAGAAGTTGGAGCCTGTAGAGGTTCTGTCAGGCATCAAACAGCTCTTGAAGACCCCAAAGCAGAAACTGGAGCCTGTAGAGGTTCTGTCAGGTATCAGAGAGCTCTTGAAGACCCCAGATCAGAAATTGGAGCCTGTAGAGGCTTTGCCAGACATCAAACAGCTCATGAAGACTCCAAATCAGAAATTGGAGCCTGTAGAGGTTCTGTCAGGCATCAAACAACTCTTGAAGACCCCAAAGCAGAAATTGGAGCCTGTAGAGGTTCTGTCAGGCATCAAACAGCTCTTGAAGACCCCAAAGCAGAAATTGGAGCCTGTAGAGGTTCTGTCAGGTATCAAAGAGCTCTTGAAGACCCCAAATCAGAAACTGGAGTCTGTAGAGGTTCTGTCAGGTATCAAACAGCTCATGAAGACCCCAAATCAGAAATTGGAGCCTGTAGAGGTTCTGTCAGGCATCAAACAGCTCTTGAAGACCCCAAAACAGAAACTGGAGCCTGTGGAGGCTTTGTCAGGCATCAGACAGCTCATGAGGACCCCACGGCGGAAGCCAGAGCCAGTGGAGGACCTGTCAGGCATTAAGCAGCTCCTGAGGACCCCACAGCAAGAGCTGGAACCACTCACAGATGAAGTTGCCTTGAAAAGGTTGCTGGAGActccagcagagagcagggaagcagTAAAAGCTGTGCCAGGTGTGACTTCAaccaagaaaaccccaaagctgAAATCCCAACCCGTGGAAGACATGGTTGGGATCAGCCGCATTTTCCGGACACCAAAGGAAAAGGTTGAGCCTGTGGAAAACATGTTTGGAATTAGCAGATTGATGAAGTCTCCTAAAGAGAAATATCAGCCAgttgaggattttttggggctGCAAAGGCTCATGGCAGAACCCAGGCAGAAATCTGATTCTGAAGTGGACTATGCTGGAGTGACTGAAATGCTTGGTACCCCAGAGGAAATGAAGGTAAAATACTTCAACTTTTGAAAAGGATGTTTTTAGACTTTGAAACCTGTGGTTTAAATTAATATAGACTTTCTTGTATGACACTTTGTATCTTGCAACATTTTCTAGGGAAAGCTACATTTGTGTGtgttaaaatgtatttatttgaaAGGACCTGTCACAAACGAGTGTTTAAGGTTGTTTAGGTATCATAAAAACAGGCTTAATATAAAAGTGGTTAGGTTAATATAAAAGTGGCATTCCCAGCATCTCTCACTCACCATTCCACACTGACCATTACAGGTAGGAGAAGTGAAGTTCTGCAGTCAGTGGGTCAGGTTTGGTGAGGTCTGTGCCCAGCCTGGTTTGTTCTGGTGCTGCTTTTTGTGTGAAGAATCTTGATCTTCAGTGGAGATGTGCTGGCATCACTGCCAGTatcatttcctgaaaaaaaatattttgattctgACATTCTATATGTTAAATTCTGAGTATCCCTGGGCTTAGTGAGTAGAACACAATAAAACACTACAGAACACTCAATTTCTCTTCAATACCCCAAATTCCCTTTGAGCACTCATTTAGGCACTCCTCAACCTCTCTACAATGTTGTCTTTCACTTTAGATGGCAAGAATTGAATTTGCTGTGTTGGTGGGTTTATATCAGATAAATGGATGCATGTATAAGACTAATTGATTTAATTTGTACAGAAAATAGTTTCACAAGCTTTTTTATAAACATTGCTGTACGTTCATCTGGTATTGGTTGGCTCCATAAGTTCTTGTCCTGTCAGAAATGAAtttattcagtatttttttattcctttaggTCAGATCAGTAAGTGTTATGGATTCTCAGGGAGAAATTGCACCTCCTGGTTCTAATTCCAGTCATAAACATGGTAAGAACAAGTATTTTGCTTAGAGGAGTAGTGAATGTATAAAATCATAAATGTTACCATGAAGTTCAAATGTTGTTTAAACCTCTCTCATTGAGCCCAGCTATTTCCTGAGCTAAGATCATTTTTGCCATTTGACCTATCCAAGTAAATCAAGGAACTTCAGTCAGAGGCCTGGCCTTAAATGGTAGGGATTggttaaatatttctttatttattctATGATTTGTTTGAGCAAGATGCCTCTGTGAGGAAAATGGAAATACACAGATACTTTGATCAGGCACAGCATGTCTAATTTTTGTTTGTGCTCTTTACCCTGTTctagaagagaaaggaaaagtttCCCAAGGTGAAGATTCCCAACAGAAGGACTCATCTGGGGAAGAGCAGCCTACCCAGAGACCCAGAAGGGGCAGGAGAGCTGTACCTCCTGCTGCAACAAAACCAAGTGAAAATGGTGTGAGTTTAAAGGATTTGCAGAGTCCTGACACCCAAGAGGAGATGGGAGTGATCACACCTGAAAAcaagggaagaggaaggaggaCAAAGCGTTGTGTACAAGAAGTTGTTCCAAAGTGTCCTGATCAGGAAGGGCTTGACATTGTGAAACCACCTGGAGCTACTCAGAGACCAGGGAGAGGTAAAAGGAAAGAGCTGAGGGAGTTAAAACATCAAAATGAAAATCTGGAGTCTTGTGTTGAAGATTCCTCAGTGCTACAAAAAGCACCTGCAAATACCAAACAGAGTTTGCAGGACTGTGGCATCAGTGAAACTGAAGATGATCCAGGCACAAAGACAGGACTGGGAAACATTCAGAGTGAAATCTGTCAGCTGCAAACAGGTTCAAATAATCCTGATAGCAAAGGTACTGACAGTGGGATAGAGGACTGTGAAGAAGTGCTCCTGTCACCAAGGAGGAGGCGCAGAGGAGTGGAGAGCACAGAACCAGTGATTCTGCCAAGAAGAGGGAGACGAGCAAGGAATGACCAAGGTgaagcagcttctccaggagacCTTCACAGAGCAGCCAAAAAGCTTCGTAAAGACCCATCCCCAAAGGTTTCACAAAGACAGGAACAGGCTTGTGACAAAGCTCCTGAGGCTGCCACAGCACAAGAATCTGAAAATGGCACTAAACTTGAACTAAAGGCAGCAGAGAGAAGAGTTAAATCTCTTAGAAGTACTAGAAACAGAAAGCACTCAGCTGAAATAAAAGCAGACACTTGTGGGGTCGTGCttgaaaatacacaaaacattcagCAAACTGAGGTAACATCAACTGAAACTGATGCTGAAATGCAATCCCACGTGGAAAATGAGATGAAAGGATCGCAGGGATGTGAAACAGAAAATGCTCAGGAAAATACAACAGAGGCAGCTCCAAGATTAAAGGCAGAGTCACCTTCTGCAGAGACAAACAAAATGCCAGTCAGTGCTCAGAACATGGAAGCAAAGAGGACGAGAAACAGGAGAGGCAAAAAAGACTCTTTGGAGCAAGAAGCTGAGGAATTTACTGAAAATGTGAACAGCCGAAAACCAACTGCTCCCAAACTTAATTCAGAAACAGAAGTGGATGAATCTTCTCTCCAGGATTCCGTGGGCTCTGTTTGTGTCAGCGCAGCCCCAGGCAGGAAGGAGCAGGCCAGCCCAGGTGCCCCATCAGTCCCTGCTGCAGGCGGTGCCAGTCCTGCTCAGGGCAGTCAGAGGAGGACGAGAAATGAACGGGGAATACTTCAAGAAAAGCAAACTGAAACCCTGCAGGGCAATCCAGCACAAAGAAATGCAGGGATGTGTAGAAGAGGAAGAGgtaaaaaagttaattttcagCTTGAAGAAGGCAGTTCCAAATCAGTAGAAGGAAAAAGTTTAGCTGAGGGTGATGAAGGGATGACTGCCAAAGATAACCAACATGAGAGTTCCGAAAATCCTCCTTCACagggaaggaggggcaggagaaaGCAACTTGATTCTACCCCACAGAAAGCTAGTCCTGCCTTGGTGGAAAAACAAACGTTAAGTGCAGATCACAGGAAAGATGAGGCTGTTGTACAagaaccaggatcagctttggAAGCTGCTCCCTCTTCAGCAGGGGACAATCCACCGAGGCGGGGCAGGAGACGCGAGGTGGCTGCAGCATCACAGAGCAGATCTCCTTCTGTCAGAACGAGACGTAGGCTGCTGGAAGGTGGTGCTAAACAGATGgcagagagagaagaggaaaatcCAGCTCTGATTAATAAAACTTTACAGCCAAAAGTGAATGCAGCAGCAAgggacagaaggaaaaagatgGGTCCGGCAGCAGAGGCAAGAAGTTCAAGTCCTCTCCAGGGAAAATGCGGCTTGTCAGAGACTAAAGATGAGGGTACTCAGGAAGAGCAAAGTGTGCCTTTGGAAGCAGTGTCCTGTGCAAAGGAGAagccagcaggaaggagcaggaggaaagaAACTGCTCTGGCATCACACACAACCAATTCCATCTCTCTTCGAGGGAAGCGCGGGTTGCCGGCAGGTGATGGAGAAGAAGCTcccaaagaaaagcagaatgttCCCGTAGAAACTTGTGATTcatctggaaaagaaaatcaactgagaagaggcaggaggaaggaaatTGCCCCCTTGGTAGAAGCCAAAAGTTCTATTCAGGGAAACCAGGTCCTGTCAAAGCAAAGTGGTAGAAAAAATAACAATATGGAAGCTAAACAGAATTTGGACAATTCTTCCCAAGAAAATACAGAGCTTGTAAAAGGGAGCTCGAAGCAAGCAACCACTTCAGTGGCTCTTAGTCCCACCTCACTTCAGGGTTTGCCAGAAGATGGTAAAGACAGAATTCCTGAAGAAAAAAGTAAACTTTTGGACATAGCTCCACCTGCAAATGAAAATCCATCAAGAGTGAGCAGGAAGAAAACAACTTTTTCCACTTCTGAAGAAACAATTTCCACTTCTCTCAGGGGAAAACCCAACCCACCCAGAGGCAGAGGTCAAAAGAGGGTTCTTAAAGAAAGTGAAGATGCATCTCCAGAAAATAATCCATGCCAGGGGAGAACAAGGCAGTTGAGAAACAATAGGAGGAAGGTGGAGGTGTCAGAAGCAGCTACTTCTTCTCCCCATAAAAGCAGTGACTTGCCAGGAAATGGCAACACTCGGGGAGCTCAGGATTTGAGTGGAGCACCCCCTGGTTCTGAAGAGAATCAGTCTGGAGAGGGCCAGGAGGGTGACCCTGCTCCACAGGCAGCCCCCTCCTCTCGCAGAAGGAAgtgccagctgccagcagaggacGTGGCACCCAAAAGGTTCAGATCAGGTGAGGCAAGGCTTGGCTTTCTCCACAACAATTGtgtgcagagctctggggctgctgatGGAAAAGATCCAAGATCCCAGCCCCTCCACGTCCCTCCTGAGCTGAGGGACCCaaactgggcacagcactggaggtgcctccccagtgcccagtgcagggggacaatcactgccctgctcctgctgtctcCTAAAATATTCCCTGGAGTTTTCAGCTTGACTTAGAAACTCCCAATTAGAAAATATTATCAAATGAATGCTTTGAGATAGAAATGGCAGCAACTTTTTAGTGCTACAGGAAGGAATTTCCTGCCATAAAACTtgctctgttttcatttttgcagGACTTTGGTGTTGGTTCTGTTTTAGTTTTGCATATCAGTGGAAGGAATTTTAGCTAAAATGGCAGCTAATTGGTTTTGGTGCTCTCATTAATGTTAACCTACTTTCAGAAATAGCTGTAAATCCTCAGGGATCCAACTTAAAGGATATTGGATGTGCAGAATTGTGGGGTTGGTGTCTGGTTTGTTGAATTCAGATGTAATCTTGGAAATGTTGTCATGGGGGacatttcctttcaaaataATGTAGGTGAGGATGGAATTTTGTGGGAAATGTTTGATTGATGATACAAATTGACATTTTTTCCATGTGCAATTAGGGAATGATGAAAATGGGTCTGtccaaagaggaagaagaaacaaaactaaacttGGAGAAGAGGATGCAAGGGCAGCTCAGACCACtggagggatggagaggaggACAAGATCCAGCACAAGAACAAGGAAATAGCCTTAAGAGTCCCAGAACCAGTTTTTAAATCAGTTCAGTAATTCCAATTACAGGTTTTTTAATGTGAATTGATTTGTGTTGCTATCTTATTGTAaagctttctttccttctggGTGATTTCTCATAGGCAGctcttcacagcacagccaacaaactccaatTTCCTCCTCAGCCCAGCCAACCTCTCTCTTCTTGGTTGTGCTGTGGCTTGTTCTTAATCTTTGGTAGTTGGTAcagctgcaactcctcaggGGTAACATGACCTTATATTCCATCCCCCCACAGATTTGCACTCTGATTTTAAGCTAAGATTTCTGGTAATTACATGGTTACTTTACAAAATATACTTCTTAATGTAGATAAGATAGGAAGTAGATATTTCTTTAGTAGCTTTGCCAACGTGTGGTGGTTCCTAAACCATGGGGTGCTTGTGTAAAGATGCAAAcataaattacattttgttCTACCAGtgtttctccctttttcctgtTGATCAGTACAGCAATCAGGAAGCCATATTACTGCCAGCTAAAGCTACTTTCTGCTGAAATTTTCCTACGcttaagttttatttttcattggaGTTCTgtaaatattctctttttttaaaaaatagttgtATTAGCAGAAATATTATGCTAAATTTTTAATAagttttttaaaagagaattaAATTTGTATTGAAAAGTGCAGCTTTTGAAGTCATTAAACTTGTAAACAATTTGGGacttgtgtggttttttggttttaagaATCCTTAAGTATGTAATTGCTGCTGACTTACAAGTTCATTTCTAAGGTTGATCCTCTCTGGTTAATGTGCTTTGCAGACAgagtttttaggattttttacAGATAATTTGTCTTCAATTTGTAAGCTGGGGGCTTCTTAAATGCAGAAACTGAAAATTCAGCCTGGGCATCAAACTTGTGTGCAGTTTTTAGACCTGAATTAAAATCCTCTGTTTATGTGGTGTGTGAGGAGTTGGGGAtgtttctgcagcagagcatttGGAATTGGAAttgttcaggttggaaaagacccccaAGACTCCAAACCTCAGATCTGATATAaaatttatgggtttttttaaaatttaggctggattttttgtttgtttgttttttatcatGTGGAATGTGCTGTACCCATATCCACAGAGGGTTTTTATTGAATTATAATGtacttttttaaatttaattacttCATCCTAGTGTGAAAATTCCAGTCTGTCCATACATCCAGGGTTGctccatcccaggtgcagaatctggTATTTTCCCTTGAACTTCACATGGTTAAATATGAGAAGTGGAATATATTATGGTGAGGGGTCTTTAGgtttaatttggggtttttgtgtttgttgttttttttttcaatcctgTTTCCCAGTCATGAGATTCCTAAAACTTTAACCCTGAAATCTCAGAGGAAAGCAAAATT
Proteins encoded:
- the MKI67 gene encoding proliferation marker protein Ki-67 isoform X1; translation: MPRYGTIVVIKRNGTDGIVFPLTSTSCLFGRKTECDIRMRLPWVSNEHCKIEINENKEAVLTNLSSVNPTQLNGACFEQPVPLKHGDVLTIIDRSFRFEYPLQSTPKKRRSRSPKDETLQVLHVQQVAEVELLHKQPPGAKSLDASDNAECKEKNANEHKQTPEENLPEAFPVKLQTPKSSQRIHCVLKKQNEMSPFSKLYESVKNELKVKKALCRRSSSQQAAKGDPGSVLPEPGAPISSQSCPFDLGSLPKAKETGSVENIEKCVIVRREEENSPGFNQLSAAGRTPRRSFTRSPRAPISKVSGEISQSPVQDPKELRTPGRSRSAAVTPRSSKGNHRNSLVLLEQCSIERFECPVQGTVCSPTNCSAAEGSPCVLSTPRPRRKSPRSLFVSPPRETAGVNPGNPDAPRTPWRGSLKLKSLPEIPAEVPSEDAGCRIENTQLPLPEDKSLKQRRNSKQQTPGKPAQEVLKEIWDQANLDNSKVGHCETPAPLSNSKSPRRSSRESKEFLDQSAHSEALAAEGMLASPAGQTPGRKRGRPRSSGVLAETALETNTAQDQHDSGRKTSATPAELTMDTCHQNQDLEDAPRPRRPSVKRRSSGSAAELRDTEPGSETKTVGLLQGEDSGKTKTISQKRKSGETLPQTLGKRKRVSFGGHLSPELFDKSLPPNSPLKRGALPARRSLPHGNSPRAVLKKAQSLKHWIDQEEKKSPKSSPAQQPPGASSPVSTPKIPSGSPAPFRKGRFSISQPPTPFPIAEEKDAGTEDVDPEGKSGVQGRTPKSSPAAQDAKALVTGTPAKSARGAQLRWKGSARKSRGGAVAVISAKRRSGASSANLLVAKSWAEVVKLGVARPQPKTAKKSVRKGRALKKLNHPPKTPEKKIKGHFSTGHAESPATIVVGRAYSTTVRPAGHVPKVVKNPKLKLNMEMDESFTGVPEMFQTPENQGGRTFPLAAAQNADVTPPWAAGDISDLHTPEESGEMMVSPLNNSDASEQKQESPGIFHLLREESSPSMFDEIATKTPVKRKAVHKDAVDSLAVISEKPASQVKSGSKRRTPKQKLEPAEVMSSKRKILRTPEQKSEPGEALSGIKRLMKTPRQKPEPTEVLSGIKQLMKTPNQNFEPTEVLSGTKHLLKTPDQKLEPVEVLSGIKQLLKTPKQKLEPVEVLSGIKQLMKTPKQKLEPVEVLSGTKHLLKTPDQKLEPVEVLSGIKQLLKTPKQKLEPVEVLSGIRELLKTPDQKLEPVEALPDIKQLMKTPNQKLEPVEVLSGIKQLLKTPKQKLEPVEVLSGIKQLLKTPKQKLEPVEVLSGIKELLKTPNQKLESVEVLSGIKQLMKTPNQKLEPVEVLSGIKQLLKTPKQKLEPVEALSGIRQLMRTPRRKPEPVEDLSGIKQLLRTPQQELEPLTDEVALKRLLETPAESREAVKAVPGVTSTKKTPKLKSQPVEDMVGISRIFRTPKEKVEPVENMFGISRLMKSPKEKYQPVEDFLGLQRLMAEPRQKSDSEVDYAGVTEMLGTPEEMKVRSVSVMDSQGEIAPPGSNSSHKHEEKGKVSQGEDSQQKDSSGEEQPTQRPRRGRRAVPPAATKPSENGVSLKDLQSPDTQEEMGVITPENKGRGRRTKRCVQEVVPKCPDQEGLDIVKPPGATQRPGRGKRKELRELKHQNENLESCVEDSSVLQKAPANTKQSLQDCGISETEDDPGTKTGLGNIQSEICQLQTGSNNPDSKGTDSGIEDCEEVLLSPRRRRRGVESTEPVILPRRGRRARNDQGEAASPGDLHRAAKKLRKDPSPKVSQRQEQACDKAPEAATAQESENGTKLELKAAERRVKSLRSTRNRKHSAEIKADTCGVVLENTQNIQQTEVTSTETDAEMQSHVENEMKGSQGCETENAQENTTEAAPRLKAESPSAETNKMPVSAQNMEAKRTRNRRGKKDSLEQEAEEFTENVNSRKPTAPKLNSETEVDESSLQDSVGSVCVSAAPGRKEQASPGAPSVPAAGGASPAQGSQRRTRNERGILQEKQTETLQGNPAQRNAGMCRRGRGKKVNFQLEEGSSKSVEGKSLAEGDEGMTAKDNQHESSENPPSQGRRGRRKQLDSTPQKASPALVEKQTLSADHRKDEAVVQEPGSALEAAPSSAGDNPPRRGRRREVAAASQSRSPSVRTRRRLLEGGAKQMAEREEENPALINKTLQPKVNAAARDRRKKMGPAAEARSSSPLQGKCGLSETKDEGTQEEQSVPLEAVSCAKEKPAGRSRRKETALASHTTNSISLRGKRGLPAGDGEEAPKEKQNVPVETCDSSGKENQLRRGRRKEIAPLVEAKSSIQGNQVLSKQSGRKNNNMEAKQNLDNSSQENTELVKGSSKQATTSVALSPTSLQGLPEDGKDRIPEEKSKLLDIAPPANENPSRVSRKKTTFSTSEETISTSLRGKPNPPRGRGQKRVLKESEDASPENNPCQGRTRQLRNNRRKVEVSEAATSSPHKSSDLPGNGNTRGAQDLSGAPPGSEENQSGEGQEGDPAPQAAPSSRRRKCQLPAEDVAPKRFRSGNDENGSVQRGRRNKTKLGEEDARAAQTTGGMERRTRSSTRTRK